Proteins from a genomic interval of Cucumis melo cultivar AY chromosome 7, USDA_Cmelo_AY_1.0, whole genome shotgun sequence:
- the LOC103502501 gene encoding UDP-glycosyltransferase 82A1: MKYTSKKPKVLLVPYPAQGHVTPMLMLAAVFHRRGFLPIFLTPSYIHRHISSQISSSDEILFVSMSDGLDDNMPRDFFTVEAAMETTMPIYLRQVLSEHNSKESSDSSGSVVCMVVDLLASSAIEVGNEFGVTVVGFWPAMLATYKLISTIPEMVQSNLISSDTGCPEEGSKRCVPSQPLLSTEELPWLIGTPSARKGRFKFWKRTMARAKSVQCLLVNSFPEELLPLQKPTPKSSAASVFLVGPLTQHSNPAKTPTFWEEDDGCVKWLEKQRPNSVIYISFGSWVSPINESKVRSLAMALLGLKNPFIWVLKNNWRDGLPIGFQQKSQSYGRLVSWAPQIEILKHKAVGCYLTHCGWNSIMEAIQCGKRLLCFPVAGDQFLNCGYVVKVWRIGVRLNGFGEKEVEEGMKKVMEDGEMKGRLMKLHERIMGEEANYRVNSNFTAFINEINLSTKVAHSIL, from the exons ATGAAATATACATCAAAAAAGCCAAAGGTCTTATTGGTTCCATATCCAGCTCAAGGTCATGTCACTCCTATGCTTATGCTTGCCGCTGTCTTTCATCGTCGTGGTTTTCTTCCTATCTTTCTCACTCCTAGTTATATCCATCGTCATATCTCATCCCAAATTTCATCTTCCGATGAAATTCTTTTTGTTTCCATGTCAGATGGCCTCGATGATAATATGCCACGTGACTTCTTCACTGTTGAGGCTGCCATGGAGACCACCATGCCAATTTATCTTAGACAAGTTTTGAGTGAGCATAATTCTAAAGAAAGTAGTGACAGTAGTGGATCAGTTGTTTGTATGGTGGTCGACTTGCTTGCTTCTTCAGCAATTGAAGTTGGAAATGAATTTGGAGTAACTGTGGTCGGGTTTTGGCCAGCCATGTTGGCCACCTATAAATTAATTTCAACTATTCCTGAAATGGTTCAAAGCAACCTCATTTCTTCTGATACAG GATGTCCAGAAGAAGGATCAAAACGGTGTGTTCCGAGCCAGCCACTGCTGTCGACAGAAGAACTACCATGGCTGATTGGAACACCGTCGGCAAGAAAAGGCAGGTTCAAATTCTGGAAAAGAACCATGGCTAGAGCCAAATCCGTCCAATGCCTTTTGGTTAATTCCTTCCCAGAAGAACTACTCCCCCTTCAAAAACCGACCCCAAAAAGCTCCGCCGCCTCCGTGTTCCTGGTCGGACCTCTTACCCAACACTCAAATCCTGCAAAAACGCCGACATTCTGGGAAGAAGACGACGGATGTGTGAAGTGGCTGGAGAAACAGAGGCCGAATTCAGTAATTTACATCTCGTTTGGGAGTTGGGTTAGCCCCATTAACGAATCGAAAGTGAGGAGCTTAGCCATGGCGCTTTTGGGCTTAAAGAACCCATTCATTTGGGTTCTCAAAAACAATTGGCGAGATGGTTTACCAATTGGATTCCAACAAAAG AGTCAAAGTTATGGGAGGTTGGTTTCATGGGCTCCTCAAATTGAGATTTTGAAGCACAAAGCAGTTGGTTGTTATCTAACTCACTGCGGATGGAATTCGATCATGGAAGCAATTCAATGTGGAAAGCGACTGCTTTGTTTTCCTGTGGCCGGTGACCAATTTCTGAACTGTGGGTATGTAGTAAAAGTGTGGAGAATTGGGGTTAGACTTAATGGTTTTGGAGAGAAAGAGGTTGAAGAAGGTATGAAGAAAGTGATGGAG